tactaaaaatacaaaaaattagccgggcgtggtagcacatgcctgtgatcccagctacacgggaggctgaggctggagaattccggaggaagaggttgcagtgagctgaaattgcgccactgcactccagcctgggtgacagggagactccgtctcaaaaaatgaaataaaataagggtttttaaaaataatatgtgtaagACAAGGACAGCATGAAGCCAGGTGTGAGGCCTCTGTGGAACTTAACAGGTCACCTGCCCATGAAGCCAGCTGTGTTTGAaagtcaggctttctgggaagaGGGAAGAGCCAGTGGCATTTGGGCTTCTGATCAAGCAAATGTATCAAGATCTGTCTTCTATCccagttttcttcttctcctaCTTTACTCATTTGGACAGTATTTATGGAACTCCTACTCAGTGCCAGGTATTATTCTAGGCATTGAAATTACAGAGTGAAACACACAGGCAAAATTCCTGCTGTCACCATGAGTTTACTTGGGGAAGGCTGGGGGACAGACAATAGACAGGTCACTTTGTAAACAAATGGTTGCAAGGGTGAGGGGCTAAGAGTGAccaagttagctgagtgtgggaAGGTTGGCTTCAAACTGGGTAGAGAGGGAAGGGTTCCACCTCCAAGGACAGGCTGTCTGATccatccttcttcctcctccccctctttaGACCTCTGGTGCCCCGGGGAGCCCCCAAACACCCCCTGGGCCTCATGACTCTGGTGGTTCCCTGCCCCTGACACCCCGGATGGAGAGCCACTCAGAGGATGAAGATCTTGCTGGGGCTGTCGGTGGCCTGGGCTGGTACAGTAGGAGTCCCCGGACCCAGAACCCAGGGGGCTGCTCAGCGGAGGCTGTGCTGGCCCGGAAGAAACACCGTCGGCGGCCGTCCAAGCGCAAACGGCACTGGCGACCCTACCTGGAGCTGAGCTGGGCTGAGAAACAACAGCGGGATGAGAGGCAGAGCCAGAGGGCCTCCCGGGTCCGCGAGGAGATGTTCGCCAAAGGCCAGCCCGTGGCCCCCTACAACAccacccagttcctgatgaatgaCCGAGACCCGGAGGAGCCCAACTTGGATGTGCCCCATGGGATCTCCCACCCAGGTTCCAGTGGGGAGAGTGAGGCCGGGGACAGTGATGGGCGGGGCCAAGCGCACGGTGAGTTCCAGCGGAAGGACTTCTCTGAGACTTACGAGCGCTTCCACACCGAGAGCCTGCAGGGCCGCAGCAAGCAGGAGCTGGTGCGAGACTACCTGGAGCTGGAGAAGCGGCTGTCGCAGGCAGAGGAGGAGACtaggaggctgcagcagctgcaggCGTGTACTGGCCAGCAGTCCTGCCGCCAGGTGGAGGAGCTGGCTGCCGAGGTCGAGAGGCTCCGGACTGAGAACCAGCGGCTTCGGCAGGAGAACCAGATGTGGAACCGAGAGGGCTGCTGCTGTGATGAGGAGCCGGGTACCTAGGGGTGCCTCCCAGCCTGGTGGACCCAAGGAGAAGGTCCCATTTTGTGCACACTCAGGCCAGCTGGGTCTCAAGGAGGCAGGTGGCAGATGAAAACCACCGTCAACACCCTTTGCCCCCTGAGAACGGCTAAATTGGTTCAGACTCCCACCTCACCGTTTCCACAGTTGGCTCTTTCGTGTCATCTTACTCTTTACAGAGAAATTAAATGGTCTTAGTGGGACCAAATGGGAGTATCTAGGATTGATTTCACTAGGGCTGTTGTGAGAACCAAAACATTTGCCCCAGAGAAGTCTGAGTGGGGTCCCAGTCCCCACTGCCCCAAGCCTGGCAGGACAGCGGACCTCTGGATGGGGACCTCCCAAGTTCTCCAGGATACCTGAATCCTGCTCTGTGGGTGTTGGAGCAATCAGACTGCAGGAAAGGTTTTCTAGGTGGGAGGGAACTCCGTCAGGAGCCCCCAGTTTCGGccagaaactgaagctcaaaatACCAGATCGCTGTGAGGAGTTGTGAGCTTTCCCTAGAGGAGAGAACGGGGGTTTTTGGAGAAGACCCAGGGGTTCCTTCAGAGTTTGCTGCTGAGCTCCCTGTATTCTCCCCACAGTTTAAAGGCTGGACTAGACGGGTTCTGGGTGCCTTGTGCCTCCTTGTTCTTGACAGCCCCCAACCCCGACCCCTCTCAGCAGGGGGTTGGGCCTGAGGTTAGTTATCATATGTTTGTGTTTGTCCCTTTACCTCCCAAGGGTACTAAGGGAGGTGCTCTCCTGGTGGAAAATAAAGTCAAGAGACAGAGGGGGACAGCACATGGATCCCCCGCAGAGCACAGCAGCCTGGCTCTCCTGGTGCCTGCCGTGCGCCTGTGCGTCCTGCTCCTCTCAGCCTCATCATGTGGGTGTGAATTCCCTCTAAAGTGTGTGAGGCCCTTGCCTGTCTGTGCATCAGAGACAGCTGGGTCAGCCTGGGTAAGGCAGATACCACCAGCCAGCGTCAGGCTCTGAGACAAGCTCACTCACCCCTCACACTCAGACCCACCCTTCCCCAGGCACCCTGTCTCTTCCATCCCTTCCTGGTGCCCTTGCAGGCTAGTGTTGGGTGTCAGGCAGCAATGAACATGGATAACTAGTGGTGGTGGAGGAAATTAGTCAACTCACCAGTGAGCCAGTGCTGGCTGTGCCACCAGGCAAGGGGAGGGGCAGAGGCCTGGCTGCCCAGCCTGGCTTCTCTTCCAGGCCCTCATCTTGACAGGCCACACTGGGCAAGATGAGGCTCAGCCCAGGAGCTTCTGGGGATGGAAATGTTGATGAAATCTTGTGTGTTGCCAGGACAACTTTCATTTCTATCCTGCCACACCCAGGCCTGGCCAGAGCCTCCTACAATGAAACACAGAACAGATTCTAGGAACGCATGGGTTTCAAGAGAAAGCAAAATCCCATCCTGGGAGACCTGCCCCTAGAACCCTGGGTCCTCAGACGGCTCAGTCAGGAAGGGCAGCAGGAATGATCatccccactttgcagatgggaAACTGGAGGCTTAGCGAGGAAGTGGCTTTTCGGATTCCAGGAGAGCCTCTGGAGGCCTGCCTGCCCCTGTGGAGTGCTGTGGGGTGCTAACCTGGGACCCAGAGGCCCCTTGGCATTTGCTGGCAGCCTCCCAGCTGCATTCCTCAGCATGGAGCCTGAGGGAGAGAGGAGGCCCGGGACAAAGGTGGACAAAGGTTGTTTACCCGGaggtgcctctgtgtgtgtgtatgtgtgtctaggAGGTGAGAGAAGATTCCAGAGGGCTGCTGGAGTGTCGGGGGAGGGGTGTGGGTGCGGGTGCTGGGGGCGTATTGTGGGCTGGTCGTGCCAGGGAGGGGCAGGTGAAGAGTCTGGCCCTTCTTGGCCCAGAAGCTGCGGAGCCTGGAGGAAGGAAAGCTGCCAGCCGCTCCCCCAACATCCCCCTTCACATAAAAGGCTGAAGGGCGCAAATAGGGCAGCACCTCGGTGGGTTAATTCCCGCACCCCCGCCTCACCCCGCTGGAGGGCGGGTGGGGCAAGAAGAGAACAAAGGAGAGGATGCAAGCCGGGAGTGTGGGAGGGCCTGAACCCAAATGGGAGGGGTCCGTGAAGAGGGTCCCTGTCCGCCCCTCCCCCCGTCTGGCTCCCTGATTCCTGGGTAAGGGGTGTGCAGAGAGGAGATCGTCCTGGGGCCAGAGCTGGGGCTTAGCACTGGAGAGAACCGGCTCAGCTGTGGGTGGGAGCCAGGCCTGGGTCCCTTGGTGCCCCGCCCCCTTCGCCGCTTCCAGTTGTTCCCACACCTGCTGCTTGGTCTTGAAGCCTAGGCCTCCACTCCGCCCATTGCAATGGTAGAAGCTCCAGTTTACAAGACACCCCTACCCCCACATCACACGCCCTAACTGGGGAAGTTGGGCTTGGACACAGCCTCCCTGGGCCTTTCCAGAGCTGCCCTCACGCCCTGTGCTTTCTGGGACCCTCTGGGTCAACTGGGCCGGGGAGGGAAGCGCAGAGAACAGATGTTTCACGGGAGTGACTATTGAAGCCTCCCACCACCCTCCCACCACCCCGGCCCAGCCTGGCTTAGGATCCCTTTTTCTTCCCCGGCAGGAACTGCCCGACCCCAGGTGGAAACTCCTGTGTCCAGTGGACAGACCCTGCCTGCGATAGGGTCAGGGAATGAGGGAGAGGGGTGGGTGGAGGTTGGTGAGGTGGAGCAGGAGGAAGCTGTCAGAGAGTGGGGAAGGGGGTCCAAAGGGAAGTAACGGTATTGGGGGGAAAGGTGGCCAGGTCCCATTGCCCCTGTTGGGAACAGGCAAGTGTGGCACTGGCCCTTTAAGTGGGGGTGCCAGTTAGTGCCCTCCCCCAACCAACCCAATTCATGGGCACACTGAGCATGTGCAGGGGCTGTgcatgtggggaggggaggggaggggaggggagaagggggcaTACATTCCGGAGGGAGCTTCTCATCCCCCTACTTCCGGTAGCTGCCCCCACTTCTCCTTCCTGGGTCTGACAAAGGAGCCCATGGTGCTCACCCaatcccttcccccaccccaggccccaggGGGTGCTGCCCTCTGCAAGTGCTGAAGCTGTCATGGGTGCTGGCCAGGCCCTCTCTGCCCTGGGGAGTCTCCTGGCCGCCTGGAGGTGGCACACACGTAGCCCAGTGCCAGCCTCACTTCCCTGGTGTGGGCGGCGGCGAATCTTCCTGCTGCCTACGTGTTCCATTTCATTCCATTGGTGCCAGGGTTTTTAAAAGAACCATCCACCTGTGATGCCACTTTGAAAGTGAAACAGCTCAAAGGATGCAGGCCCTACCCCCCCACCAGGACCTTCCAGTCAGAGAGGAAGCAAACAGCCCAGAGGCTGCAAGGGCCTTCCCTGAATCCCACTCCTTCTGCTTCTCCCCTGCTGGCCAAGGAATCAAAGTCAGCTTCCTCCAGACTACCTTTACCTGCAGCCTGGGACCCTCCCTCGAACCTTTCCACCACCTCAACCTTACCTATTTCTGCCAAGTCTTTTCCTCTCCCAGCCCTCAGCCCTTCTGTTACCTCCCCTACCCCTTTAGCACTTGTCCACTCTTAGCTACTGgtaccattatttttcttttttctttctttctttttttttttttgagacagagtctcactgttgctcaggctggagtacagtggtgcgatctcagctcactgcaacctctgccccgcctgggttcgagcaattctcctgcctcagcctccggagtagctgggattacaagcgcctgccacaatgcccagcttatttttgtatttttagtagagatgggttttcaccctgttggccaggctggtctcgaacacttctgacctcaggtgatcttcctcccaaagtgcttggattataagcgtgagccaccgcgcccagcctatttttcattctttttttgtttgttgttttggtttttgagatgcaggttcactcttgttgcccaggctggagtgcaatggcgcaatctcagctcactgcaacctccgcttcccaggttcaagcaattctcctgcctcagcctcccaagtagctgagattacaggtgcctgctaccatgcccagctaatttttatatttttagtagagacggagtttcaccttgttggccaggctggtcttaaaaactcctgacctcaggtgatccgcccatctcagcctcccaaagtgccaggattacaggcctgagccactgcacccagcctatttttcatTCTTGAAGTGAAATTTACATGCCACGAACTCGCCCCTTTAAAATTGAACAAAGGCCAGGcgtgagtggctcatgcctgtaatcccagcactttgggaggctgaggtgggcggatcacctgaggtcaggagttcgacaccagcctggccaacagggtgaaaccccatctctactagaaaatataaaaattaggtcgGGCACGCTGGTttacggctgtaatcccagcactttgggaggccgaggcggtagatcacgaggtcaggagtttgagaccagcctgaccaacatggtgaaatcccgtctctactaaaaatacaaaaattagctgggcgtggtggtgggcacctgtaatcccagctactcaggaggctgaggcaggagaatcgcttgaacccgggaggcggaggttgcagtgagccgagatggcaccactgcattccaacctgggtgacagagtgagactccgtctcaaaaaaaaaaaaaagaaagaaaaaaagaaaaaaaaattagttgggtgtggtggcatgcgcctgtaatcccagctacttaggaggctgagacaggagactctcttgaatccaggaggcagaggttgcagtgagctgtgattgcatcactgcactccaacctgggcaacaagcgagactccttttccaaaaaaaaagaaaattaaaaaagtgaacaaggccagggcatggtggctcacacctgtaatcccagcactttgagaggcccaggtgggaagattgcttgagcccaagagtttgagaccagcctgggcaaccaaaaaacaggcaaacaaacaaaacagtcagGTGTgttggtacacatctgtagtcccagctacttaggaagctgaggtggaaggattgcttaaactcaggaggtcaaggatatagtgagccgtgattgcgtcactgcactccatcctgggtgacagtgagaccttgcctcaaaaaaacaaacaaacaaaaaaactggtctcagtggctcatgcctgtaatcccagcacttcaggaggccgaggctggtagatcgcgaggtggggggatggggatcatcctggctaatgtggtgaaaccctgtctctactaaaactacaaaaaattagcagggcacagtggcacgtgcttgtagttccagctactcaggaggttgtggAGAATTGCCGAACGCTGCAGCCGGCATTGCATCGATCAAGACCTGTgcccaacaaacaaacaaacaaaactgaacagCGCTGTGGTTCGGTTCAGCACTTCAAAGGACGGAGCGCAGGTCGAGAAGATCTGGTTAACACGCGAAATCCTCGCTTCCTGTAAATACAAAACTGAAGCTACCGAGGTTAAGGTGGAGAATGCATGCAGTCCTGGGATAGTAGTGAAGGAGATCGCCGACCGTATTCCAGCTGGAAGTTGATAGAGCGAAAGATtgccccaaacaaaacaaaatgtgaacaactccagtggcatttagtacatatTCATGATGTGTCCAACTGCCacttctagtttcttttttgagacagagtctcggctctgtcgcttcaggctggagtgcagtggtcggatctcagcttcACTGCGAGCCCACCTGGTTTCGCCATTCTTGCTGCCTCAGCCCCgaagtagctgactacaggctaCCGGCCACCTCACccgctatttttgtatttttagtagagatggggtttcaccgtagctAGCTACAGGGATGGTCTTGATTCTGACTGATCCGCCtcgtctcgcctcccaaagtgctgggattacaggcttgagccaccgcgcccggccaccacttCTAGTTTCAAACATTATCACTATGAAAGGAAACCCCGTACCCATTAAGCATttactccccattccctccttccctcgCCTGGCagccaccaatctgctttctgtttctataggtTTTCTCATTCTGGATATGCTGGTGGTAAAGCCACGAAGGGAAAACTCTCTGGTCTCCTGTTGTCTGTATGTGAAACGCACGGACTCCCTGAGGGTGCTGCTGTAGAGAGAGCACTGGACCAGGAGTCCTGAGCCCTGTGATCCATCCCAGTTCTGCTTCTCACTCAGGGgctctttttcttcatttgtttcaggGGTTGGGAGGTGGGCTCAGGCCAGTCTAGGATCCTGCATCCTCCAGGATCCATCCCTGGCCAGGGGGCTTCTACCTGGAACAATGCTGCCTGGCCTACCACCCCTTTgacttcctgcctcctccctgtgAGTCCAGGCAGTGGAGGTGGAGCCAGGGGACAGTGTGATTAATACTGTGGGGTTTAGGGTAAGACACAGGAGATGAAGAAACttgagctcagagaggttgagaaacttgcccaaggccacacaattCCTGCCATACTGGAGCCATAGCTGGTTCTCTGATTGTAGTTTGAGCCCTTGACCACCTTCATCTCCTATCTTCAAAGAGATAAAGTAAATTAAAGGCTTAGCCAAGTGCCAGCTGTGTGGGAGGTGCGCTCAGATGGAAGCAGCCATACATTTTACGACTTTCAGGACATTGTGTAATCATGAGTAGCTCCATTACAAGGTGGTTCTTGGGAGTTCTCACTGTCTCCCTCCcttaactgttttttttgtttgtttgtttgtttttttgagacagagtctcactatgttgccaggctggagtgcagtggcgcgatctcggctcactgcaacctcctactccctggttcaagcaattcttctgcctcagcctactgagtagctgagattacaggcacaggccaccgtgcccagctaatttttgtatttttagtagagacggggtttcaccatgttggccaggatgatctccatctcctaacctcgtgatttgcccacctcggcctctcaaagtgttgggattacaggcatgagccaccgcgcccggccttcccttCCTTAACTTTGGAGCAGGTTTCCTCTCTGCCCTCTCTACCAGCTTCTCTAGGaggacagtttttcttttttctttttttctttattttttttttcagacagagtctcgctctgtcgcccagtctggagtgcagtggcgcgatctcggcacactgcaagctccgcctcccaggtccacatcattctcctgcctcagcctccggagtagctgggaccacaggcacctgcctccacgcccggctaattttttgtatttttagtagagacggagtttcaccatgttagccaggatggtctgtgtctcctgaccccatgatccacctgcctcggcctcccgaagtgctgggattacaggcgtgagccaccacgcctggccttttcttttcttttttttttaaattgagacagtctcgctccattgcccaggctggagtgcagtggcgcgatctccactcactgcaatctccacctcctgagttcaagcaattctcctgtctcagcctcctgagtagctgggactacaggcatctgctaccacgcctggctaatttttgtatttttagtggaaacggggtttcaccttgttggtcaggctgatctcaaactcctgacctcaggtgatccacccgcctcggcctcccaaagtgctgggattacaagcgtgagccactgtgacagGATGAGGACAGCCtttgtggggggtgggagggagccCTGGACCCTGAACCCTTCAGGCAAGTGGGTGTGTGGGAAGCACTGTTTTTCTTCCCCCTCAAATAAGGAGGAGATTTTATTGTTCCTCCCCGCATCCCTTCAAGCTGTATTTATCCATATTTTCATGGCTGAACCTCTACCCTTGCCCCTCAAACAGGAAGTCTTTTATGGAGCCAAAGAAAGGAGGGGACTGCTCAGGCCTGGCCTGTCAGGGGGACAGGCTGCACAGCTGACACCCAGTTGGCCACTGTGTCCCGGCAGCTTGTAAGCATGGACATTCCAGAGACCACCTGCCCCAGAAGCCCCCTCTATACCCCATTTAAGATGGAAAACCCCAGAGGAGCCCTCAAGGCACCTGCTGTGTCCTGCCTCAGGGCTCAGCCGTGTGGTGACTGCTTTGCTACAGTTCAAGGACCTGGACAGGCTCCCTCCTGGCCCGAACCTTGAGCCGAGCCTTGTGGCCACCAGGCTGGCAAGTTCCCAGCCTGAGGACCGTGGAGGCCCCAGGCCCCGCATCCTTCCAGGCTTGACctccatgcctttgcttctcAGTGCCAGCCAGCTGTTTCCTTTTTGAGCCTCTgagaaagaggattttttttttttttttttttttgagacggagtctcgctctgtctcccaggctggagtgcagtggcgcaatctcggctcactacaaactctgcctcccgggttcatgccattgttctgcctcagcttcccgagtagctgggactacaggcgcccgccactacgcccagctaatttttttgtatttttagtagagatggggtttcactgtgttagccaggatggtctcaatctcctgacctcgtgatccacccgcctcggcctccaaaagtgctgggattacaggtgtgaagccactgcgcctggccagtcattttcaagtgtacaattcaggCCGGGCtgaccaggccagtcttgaactcctgacctcaggtgatctactcgcctcagcctcccacagtgctgggattacaggcatgagccaccgcatccagcctattttttaaaactcctatCTGTACCAGACCTTCTACTTTTTTGGAAGCCTTTCCCTATGACTGCCTTCCTGCTGCTTTCCATCTTGCCAGAGTCCAGCTTCCCTCCCTTTGTAGAACTCCTATGTTCAATAAATCATTGCTTCTCAATGTTACTTCCCACTAGAATCACCTGAGAAAGTTTTCACAGTTCCAGTGCCTGGGTTCCAtgcccagaatttcttttttttttttcttttcttcttttgtttctttctttctttttttttttttttttgagacggagtctggctctgttgcccaggctggagtgcagtggcgccatcttggctgactgcaagctccgcttcccaggttcacaccattctcctgcctcagcctcccgagtagctgggactacaggcacccactaccacgcctgcctaatttttttttttttgagacagagtctcgctctgccgcccaggctggagtacaggggccggatatcagctcactgcaagctccgcctcccgggtttacgccattctcctgcctcagcctcccaagtagctgggactacaggcgcccgccacctcgccagctagttttttgtattttttagtagagacggggtttcaccatgttagccaggatggtctcgatctcctgaccttgtgatctgcccgtctcggcctcccaaagtgctgggattacaggcttgagccaccgcgcccggccacgcctgcctaattttttatatttttagtagagatggtgtttcacc
The Papio anubis isolate 15944 chromosome 17, Panubis1.0, whole genome shotgun sequence genome window above contains:
- the HEXIM2 gene encoding protein HEXIM2 isoform X3 codes for the protein MMATPNQTACNAESPIALEEAKTSGAPGSPQTPPGPHDSGGSLPLTPRMESHSEDEDLAGAVGGLGWYSRSPRTQNPGGCSAEAVLARKKHRRRPSKRKRHWRPYLELSWAEKQQRDERQSQRASRVREEMFAKGQPVAPYNTTQFLMNDRDPEEPNLDVPHGISHPGSSGESEAGDSDGRGQAHGEFQRKDFSETYERFHTESLQGRSKQELVRDYLELEKRLSQAEEETRRLQQLQACTGQQSCRQVEELAAEVERLRTENQRLRQENQMWNREGCCCDEEPGT
- the HEXIM2 gene encoding protein HEXIM2 isoform X2, encoding MALWCKRGVTSSRCLLKDLERKMMATPNQTACNAESPIALEEAKTSGAPGSPQTPPGPHDSGGSLPLTPRMESHSEDEDLAGAVGGLGWYSRSPRTQNPGGCSAEAVLARKKHRRRPSKRKRHWRPYLELSWAEKQQRDERQSQRASRVREEMFAKGQPVAPYNTTQFLMNDRDPEEPNLDVPHGISHPGSSGESEAGDSDGRGQAHGEFQRKDFSETYERFHTESLQGRSKQELVRDYLELEKRLSQAEEETRRLQQLQACTGQQSCRQVEELAAEVERLRTENQRLRQENQMWNREGCCCDEEPGT
- the HEXIM2 gene encoding protein HEXIM2 isoform X1, with the protein product MALWCKRAGVTSSRCLLKDLERKMMATPNQTACNAESPIALEEAKTSGAPGSPQTPPGPHDSGGSLPLTPRMESHSEDEDLAGAVGGLGWYSRSPRTQNPGGCSAEAVLARKKHRRRPSKRKRHWRPYLELSWAEKQQRDERQSQRASRVREEMFAKGQPVAPYNTTQFLMNDRDPEEPNLDVPHGISHPGSSGESEAGDSDGRGQAHGEFQRKDFSETYERFHTESLQGRSKQELVRDYLELEKRLSQAEEETRRLQQLQACTGQQSCRQVEELAAEVERLRTENQRLRQENQMWNREGCCCDEEPGT